ATGTTGATGAACGCGAACAATCGTCGCATCGATCATCACATTTTCGAAGTCGGGTTCAATCGAAATCTGTTCAAGGACTCGCTCCCATACGCCTGACATTTGCCACCGACGAAACCGAGTGTAAACCGATTTCCAGGGACCATAATACTCCGGTAAATCGCGCCAAGGCGCGCCGGTTCTAGCAATCCAGAGCATGGCATTGAGCATGGTCCGGTTATTTTTTGCAGGTCGTCCTCCTTGTTTCTTTCGTTCGGCTGGCAACACGTCTTTGATAAGTTCCCACTGATCGTCATGTATTTCGTATCGTCTCTTCATAACCTGATTTTACCACTTATAATGCTAGTTTTATAGTTTGAAGACAGGCCCTAGCTAACCTTTTTGCAATTGGAGTAGTTCTCCTTACAAGTCTGTTATGGTTCATTATCTTCTGTTCTATTGTGATCAGATGGATCAAAAAGGACAAGGCTCCTTATTTTAATCGATACAGTCAAATAGAGGCTGTAAGAATCACTCGTGAAAAGTGATAATAACTAGCCAATACCGGAAAAAAGAAGCCAACATCTCTGATCATCAGAGGTGTTGGCTTCTTCGAGGATGATGTAGGGTATGTCATTTACTTGGAACGTTATTTAACGTATTTCCGGTTTCGAGGATTATTATTGTAGGCGTAGTACCCAAGCATGATCGTGACACCGATACAAAACAAAACATTGATTTGAAAAACCGACCTGAAAGCATGGTGCAGATATTCCTGTCCCTGTTCAGGCACTCCGTTCATAAACCCGAGTCCTAATGCTGCGCCTATAACCATTCCCATGTTCCGCGTTAAGGCGATCATTCCTCCTATAGAACCAATATGTTCCGCCTCGACATGCTGCATAATGAAGCTGTTATTCGGTGATGCAATGAGCCCCATTCCCAGTCCTACCAGCGCGAGTGTGGCAATAACTAAAGTTATGGGCAGCTGATTCGGATAAAGGGCAAAAACGGCAAGTCCGCTCCCCATGGTGAATAACCCGGCAAACATCAGACGGTTGGAACCAAAACGATCCGATAAATGACCCGCGACCGGCCCCGTAAAGGCTAATAGTACTGGATAGGCGATCATGATGATTCCAACGGTAGAGGGTAGAATGTCAGGAATCCTTAATAAATAAAAAGGTACGGTTACGATGACGGTATTGGCAAACATAAAAGAAGCGACACTAACGATTAAGCCGCTAGTAACAGCAGGAATTCGAAATGCCTTAATCGGTAAAAAGGGGGTGCTATGACGTAGTTCCCAAAGCAGGAACGCAGCTAAAGTGAACATACCAACTGCGAGTAAGGAAATCGTTTCAAGCGATCGCCAGCCCAGGGTGCTTCCCATCGATATTCCGAAAATGCTGAATCCGATTGCTATTACGAACGTAACCGCTCCAAAAATATCGAGAGGACCCGTTCTATTACCATGTTTGCTGACAGGTATGTAGCGAAATGCAAGCCAAGTGGCAATTATGGCGATTGGTACATGGGTCAAAAAAAGCCATTGCCAGCTGAACCACTGCGCAATCAAGCCGCCTGCTATCGGTCCAATCATTCCGCCAAGTGCGACAAACGTGCTAAGAGTTCCAAGTGCTCGGCCCCGATTTTCCTTAGGCACGTGAATCGTAATTAGCGCAATATTTGTAGATTGAAACATGGCAGCGCCGATGGCCTGCACCATTCTAAAGATGAGCAAGGCGGTTATTGTGGGAGAAATGGCGACCAGTACGGAGCTGATGCTGAAAAGCAATAACCCAAGATTGTGAATGAGTCGGTAGCCATATCGATCTCCTAGCTTTCCCATGACAGGAAGCAGGGATGCGATAACGAGTAAATACCCTGTCGTGATCCATTGGACCGTACCCAAGCTCGTATGAAAGATAGTTACGAATTGGGGAAGGGAAACATTGACGACGCCGGCTGTAAAATGTGAAATAAATGCCCCCAAGTATATCGCTGTAAACATGAAAAAGCGAGGGATGGTGTTGAAAGTTTGTTTTGACAAATTTAATGAGCCCAATATCATTCACCCTCAATCTCTGTTTGATAGTTTAGTAACTATACTATATATCCAAAAAAAAATTACAGTATTTCCTGAACGGGAAAGCCCACTTCTTTAGGTGTGGGATGAAAGTGAGGTCGGATACGGAGTGCCACTAGCCGAAAGGTTTGTGGNNNNNNNNNNNNNNNNNNNNNNNNNNNNNNNNNNNNNNNNNNNNNNNNNNNNNNNNNNNNNNNNNNNNNNNNNNNNNNNNNNNNNNNNNNNNNNNNNNNNNNNNNNNNNNNNNNNNNNNNNNNNNNNNNNNNNNNNNNNNNNNNNNNNNNNNNNNNNNNNNNNNNNNNNNNNNNNNNNNNNNNNNNNNNNNNNNNNNNNNNNNNNNNNNNNNNNNNNNNNNNNNNNNNNNNNNNNNNNNNNNNNNNNNNNNNNNNNNNNNNNNNNNNNNNNNNNNNNNNNNNNNNNNNNNNNNNNNNNNNNNNNNNNNNNNNNNNNNNNNNNNNNNNNNNNNNNNNNNNNNNNNNNNNNNNNNNNNNNNNNNNNNNNNNNNNNNNNNNNNNNNNNNNNNNNNNNNNNNNNNNNNNNNNNNNNNNNNNNNNNNNNNNNNNNNNNNNNNNNNNNNNNNNNNNNNNNNNNNNNNNNNNNNNNNNNNNNNNNNNNNNNNNNNNNNNNNNNNNNNNNNNNNNNNNNNNNNNNNNNNNNNNNNNNNNNNNNNNNNNNNNNNNNNNNNNNNNNNNNNNNNNNNNNNNNNNNNNNNNNNNNNNNNNNNNNNNNNNNNNNNNNNNNNNNNNNNNNNNNNNNNNNNNNNNNNNNNNNNNNNNNNNNNNNNNNNNNNNNNNNNNNNNNNNNNNNNNNNNNNNNNNNNNNNNNNNNNNNNNNNNNNNNNNNNNNNNNNNNNNNNNNNNNNNNNNNNNNNNNNNNNNNNNNNNNNNNNNNNNNNNNNNNNNNNNNNNNNNNNNNNNNNNNNNNNNNNNNNNNNNNNNNNNNNNNNNNNNNNNNNNNNNNNNNNNNNNNNNNNNNNNNNNNNNNNNNNNNNNNNNNNNNNNNNNNNNNNNNNNNNNNNNNNNNNNNNNNNNNNNNNNNNNNNNNNNNNNNNNNNNNNNNNNNNNNNNNNNNNNNNNNNNNNNNNNNNNNNNNNNNNNNNNNNNNNNNNNNNNNNNNNNNNNNNNNNNNNNNNNNNNNNNNNNNNNNNNNNNNNNNNNNNNNNNNNNNNNNNNNNNNNNNNNNNNNNNNNNNNNNNNNNNNNNNNNNNNNNNNNNNNNNNNNNNNNNNNNNNNNNNNNNNNNNNNNNNNNNNNNNNNNNNNNNNNNNNNNNNNNNNNNNNNNNNNNNNNNNNNNNNNNNNNNNNNNNNNNNNNNNNNNNNNNNNNNNNNNNNNNNNNNNNNNNNNNNNNNNNNNNNNNNNNNNNNNNNNNNNNNNNNNNNNNNNNNNNNNNNNNNNNNNNNNNNNNNNNNNNNNNNNNNNNNNNNNNNNNNNNNNNNNNNNNNNNNNNNNNNNNNNNNNNNNNNNNNNNNNNNNNNNNNNNNNNNNNNNNNNNNNNNNNNNNNNNNNNNNNNNNNNNNNNNNNNNNNNNNNNNNNNNNNNNNNNNNNNNNNNNNNNNNNNNNNNNNNNNNNNNNNNNNNNNNNNNNNNNNNNNNNNNNNNNNNNNNNNNNNNNNNNNNNNNNNNNNNNNNNNNNNNNNNNNNNNNNNNNNCGTTAACTACTCAAGAATCCCAACTGCGTCAGCAGACTTGCCCCTTTAGGGGTGGGAGTGTCAAATAATTAATTGTAAAACTGAATGTGAACTTCTTCGTGTGTGCATGATAAATTCTTTCGTTTCCTTATTATTTATAAAATTAGTATAGTTCCTAAACTTATTGGTTGTCAATCATAGATAATGACTAATAGGAGGGCTCTTAATTGCTGGTTAAAGCCGTATTCCGAAAAAAGAAGCCAACATCTCTGATCATCAGAGGTGTTGGCTTCTTTGAGGATGATTTAGCTTATTTCAGAATAAATTTCCCTGTAACGGGGTTATGATCACTGTTCTCGAAGTTCAGATCGTGTCCGGTAACATCAACGATCTCAACATTTGGAGACACGAGAAATCCGTCGATCACAGCGAGAAAATTGAGTCCTTTTTGATACGCCACGTCTAGCGTTCGGACGGAAGGAGTGTTCGGGTCTATCGCCCACTGGAAGTCACCCGGGCCGAAGGTATCGGGGAATGGTTGTAGCCACTGCGGCCATTCCTGCTTAGTGGGAAACTTATTGTGATCTGTTCCAGGTAGGGAGTGATTCCAATCCCCGCCTATAATGAAATAGTTGTCGTTCTCCACTTCTTGATTGATATAGTCCTCAAGGAAGTCAAGTTGTTGTTTGCGGATTGTACCGCCTTTATCGAATGCCGACAAATGCAGGTTGATTAGCACGAGTTCTTTACCGTTATCTACTGGAAACCTGCTCTCTATAAATGCACGATCCAGCTCAAACAGCTGAACAGGCCAACTTTCTTTGCCAGGCAGATTGAAGCGAGTATGAGATGTGCTCTTGAACGTTGATAATGTGAGTAAACCACTTTGCACCGCACCCATTGGATGAGTCAACGGCACGGGTACCCAAGGCATCTTGTAATTATAAGCAAATGTATCACTGTATCCTTGTAGGCTATGACTTATTTTTTCGACTTGGTTAATCTTGTTGCTACGGGAGGAGTTAACATCTACTTCCTGCAGGATATACAGATTTGAGCCAGTGTCGCTCAGAAAGTCGGTAATGGCGTTCAGGTTAGTCTCCGTTTGCCCCTTACTACTTGATCGGGACTTCGTTCCACCGTCCATGAAGAAATCCTGTCCTTGGTCGAGGCCGGCGTAGCCGATATTGAACGTAGTGACGGTGAACGGCTCACCTTGCTTAAGTATTGAACTGTTATTATTGTTGGTATGAAGTTCTGTTTGAGCTGGGGGTTTATAATCAATCGCTGTAATATAGATTAGAAAAATGGCAAGCACAGCAATTAGGGTTAGCACGATCCAGGCCAGCCACTTTAACGGTTTTTTGATCATTAGGTTTTTGTTACCTCCTAATTTATAAATTTTGTAGTGCGGGGGTTTCACATATATATTCAGGAAATATAATAGTGAGACTATAACGGAAGTTCAACTCTTATCTCGAGAAACCCGTCTTGTAAGAATGCAGCTGTACTGCCTCCCATCTGTTCCGCCAATAGCCTAACAATAGACAAGCCCAACCCTGTACTATTACTTCTTGCTTTATCGCCAGTATAGAAGCGATCAAAAAGCCGGTTTATATCAATAACGGAAGTATTTTTCATCGGATTTTTAAACGATAGAATTGCTTTATTTGTAGCCAGCAAACTTACTTTGATATCTCCATTTGAGTGCTGAACACAATTTCGAATTAGATTTTGAATAATTCTCGTAACCATTTCTTTATCAGCAAGGACAAATACAGTTGGTGTTTCCTCAAGGCGTACAGTCAGATTGTGTTCCTCTAATGTGGTAACTGATGCTGCGAGGCACTCTGCCACAAGATTGGTAAGGTTAATTCGTTTGATGTTTAGTTCGGGTTCAGCGTTCAGGAGATAGGAATACTCAAAAAAATGTTCAATCAACCGACCCAATTCATCAGCGTGTTTTTGGGCAGTGTGCAGTTTCTTTAGCTGATCGGCGCTCAAATCACCATTTTTCATAAGCTGCTGGTAACCCTTTATAGCAGTAAGCGGTGTTCGTAAATCATGGGAAATATTTGCGATTAGCTCCTTAAAGTTCTTTTCCTCTTGAATGCCTTTAAGACGGAGGTTTTCCTCCGCCTTTAGGCATTTGTTAATATTGATAGCCAAAGCATTAAGCTCCCTGCTCAGGAGTTCCAAACGGATAGGTTGACGTGTATGTTCAGTCAGCCGTTTGTCCAACTGTCGGTTGATGTTGCGCAATTGTCGCTGAAGAAAGGCGATATACAAGGCGAGCAACATAATAAGAATGATCAAAGTGCCAGCGACAATTATCAACGCGTTCACCAACCTTTCAGTTACTTAATTTCCGATTTTCTGAATGCGCTGTATGTGACAGCAAGCATGACAATCATAAATATTAAACTAACAGCGATTGCCTTAACCATGTCTCCCGTTCCCGTATCCAATGTTATAAAGGTGTACTTCCCTCCATATGGCGTAAAGGAGAAAATACGCTCAAACACCGGAGAACTATCGCTTAATCTCATTAATTGCGCAGTAAATAGTGAAAACCCATAATAAATAACAACTACGAAGATGGGCTTTTTAAGCGTAAAGGCAAGTGGTACACAGATACTCAATTGTGCCACATATACGATTATCAAGGTCAACATGACAGCAAGCATTTTCCATACCTCTGATGCGGAAAAGGCTGTACCACCCTCTGAAGTCAGTAGATTCAGGAATCCTATTGCTACGGAGCCCATACTAAACTCGGAACCTGTACTAAGAGCAATACCCGTTATGATGGCATAGGGGAGTAGGATGAGCGCTAGGGCAAATCCCAATAAGGTTGCCTTACTAACGATGACAGCACCCCTGCTACAGCCATTTGCAATAGCATCATGGATTGTTTTATTATCGAAATCACCACAGATAAACACGCCTGCAATAAAACCGCCGAGAATGCTTATTATATTTATATCAGAGAACATGAACCCCATTCCTGTCATGCTGGCTTCAATCTTCCCCTGTGGTATCAGATATGCCATCATTGCCATGACTAACGCACTTACAGTTGTGATTCCCAATAGAATCTTAATTGCCTTTGATTTACGTAATTTAAATAAATCCGCCTGAATCAAATTAAGCATCTTGGCCACCACCTATAACAGAAATAAAGTAGTTCTCAAGCGTATCTCCCTCGATAGAAAATTTCGAAACGACAATCCCATTTTCATATAAGGTTTTTGCCACCAAATCCGTCTCATTCCAATAATCATATAGCTTAACCGTTTTATCTGGCATGACCTTAAAATTGGTGGTGTTCAGCTGCATCTCCAATACGCTCGTTAACTTTTCCGGTTGGTCGCAGCTAATATGGATGTGGTGCTTGCAGTTTTCATCAAGCTGCTCCAGGGTGAGGGTTTGCTTAATTTCGCCTTTATGGATGATGATATAATTCGTTACGGTTTGATATAGCTCTGGCAAATTATGACTTGAAATTAAAATGGTCATTTGCCGCTCTTCGCACAACTTCTTCAATAGATTACGAATTTCAACAACACCCAATGGGTCAAGTCCATTGATCGGCTCGTCTAAGATCAGCAATTCAGGGTTGCCAAGCAGGGCGATCGCAATACCTAAACGCTGCTTCATACCAAGTGAGAAGTTTTTTGCTTTCTTATTTCCTGTGTCAGCAAGTCCGACGAGTTCTAACAATTCACCCTCAATTTCCTTGTTGGGAACACCGCGCATAATTCTGTGAAACTTGAGATTTTCTTTCGCTGTCATATAGGGGACAAATCCAGGATTCTCGATCATGCAGCCCAGCCGTTTCCTTTCATCCTGCAAAGCACGCTCACCACGATGACCAAAAAGCTCAATGTTGCCCTTCGTGGGAAAAGAAAGCCCGGCCAGAAGGCGCATTAGCGTTGTTTTTCCCGCGCCGTTCTGCCCGATTAAACCGTATATTTTACCGGATTCCATTGTAATCGACACATCATGCAGCGCAAAAAAAGTGCGGTAGCTTTTCGTAAGGCTGTTTGTTTTTACAACATATCGTTTCATTTTGCTCACCTATCCTTTCTGACTTTAGGTTAACTTCCATTGGTTTAGAAAAGGTTAAGGGGAGCAAAAAAATAGTCAGGAAACAGATAATTCATTCTTTGTATAGACGATAACCCAAGCCCCATACCGTTTCGATATATTCCTTATTCGGATTTACTTTCTTTAACTTATTACGCAGATTGCTGATGTGAGTCTTAACCGCATTATCATCACCGAGATATTCATCTTTCCAGACCGATTCATACAGGTTCGATTTTGTAAAAACCTTGCCGCTATGCTTTAGTAGCAGCTCCAATATCATATATTCCTTTGCGGTCAGTTCCATTTCAGTCTCGCCTACCGTAACACGCTTTGTATTGTCGTCCAGTGCCAAGTCCTTATAACGAAAAACTTTGCTTTCTTGTAATTGCTTATGAGCACGCCGCAGATTGGATTCTACACGTGCCACAACTTCTCCTAAATCAAAGGGCTTTGTGATATAGTCATCGGCCCCCAGCTTCAAAAGATCAATCTTCGTGCCAACCATATCCTTTGCGGAGATGACAATGACAGGAGTTTCAGAAAATTCCCGTGTTTCTTTAAGTATTTCATCCCCGCTTTTGTAGGGAAGCATAATATCAAGTAGAATCAAATCATACGATTTGTTTTTGATTTCCTTTATTCCATCGACGCCGGTATAGGATGATTTCACTTTATAACCTGCATCGATCAATGCTTCTGCCAGCATTAAATTGACATCTTCGTGATCTTCAATAATTAGAATACTTTCCACTAAAAATCACCCAATCCTTTTCAATATAAAAAAACTAAAATTATCAATAACATTCTACTTAGAATCATAGCTTACTGCTATTGAAAAATACATTAGTATAAATGTTTTCAGGACAAAACGGAGCATCTATGAACAGGATTGCTGCCGATGCTTCCTATAGACTGAATTTGAAAGGAGATGATGATGGTGGAGGCGCTGAGATTGCTTCGGCTGGCTATCGACTATATCGAAGACCATTTAACAACTAAAATAGAGATCGACGAGATTGCGAAGGTAGCGCTGCTATCCAGGTACCATTTTCAACGCATGTTTCACGCTTTAACAGGCTTTACCGTAACGGAGTATATCCGAAACCGTCGACTTACGCTGGCTGCTGAAGAATTAGCAGGCACGGACAGCAAGGTCATTGACGTGGCGCTTAAATACGGTTATGAAAGCCCGGAGGCTTTCGCTAAAGCCTTTCAACGACTGCATGGTGTGACGCCTTCGAATGCAAAAAAGACGAATGTAAAGCTAAAGGCCTTCTCCAAAATCACCTTTCAAATTCAGATTAAGGGAGAATCGGAAATGAATTATCGCATTGTAGAAGAACCGGCATCGATTGTAGTGGGCAAGCATGTGCTGATCAAGGAGGACCCATACAAGGAAATACCGGAATTTGCAGAAGTTATATGGACAGACGGCACACATGATCGGATTAATGAGGCGATAGGGAACCCACCAGGGACGTTGCTGTATGGTTATCACTATGATTTTGATGAGGAAGGTAGAAGGAGTTATTTGATGGGTGCTGCGCTTCCTGAAGGATCCCAAGTGCCTACAGGATTAACCGTGTTGACCATTCCTGCACAAACATATGCCGTATTCGAAGGTACAGACAAAATGACAGATGATGTTGTGATTAGTACCGGAATTCATAATGTATGGAGACGGATTTATTCGGAATGGTTCCCTACAGT
Above is a window of Paenibacillus uliginis N3/975 DNA encoding:
- a CDS encoding MFS transporter encodes the protein MFTAIYLGAFISHFTAGVVNVSLPQFVTIFHTSLGTVQWITTGYLLVIASLLPVMGKLGDRYGYRLIHNLGLLLFSISSVLVAISPTITALLIFRMVQAIGAAMFQSTNIALITIHVPKENRGRALGTLSTFVALGGMIGPIAGGLIAQWFSWQWLFLTHVPIAIIATWLAFRYIPVSKHGNRTGPLDIFGAVTFVIAIGFSIFGISMGSTLGWRSLETISLLAVGMFTLAAFLLWELRHSTPFLPIKAFRIPAVTSGLIVSVASFMFANTVIVTVPFYLLRIPDILPSTVGIIMIAYPVLLAFTGPVAGHLSDRFGSNRLMFAGLFTMGSGLAVFALYPNQLPITLVIATLALVGLGMGLIASPNNSFIMQHVEAEHIGSIGGMIALTRNMGMVIGAALGLGFMNGVPEQGQEYLHHAFRSVFQINVLFCIGVTIMLGYYAYNNNPRNRKYVK
- a CDS encoding endonuclease/exonuclease/phosphatase family protein, whose product is MIKKPLKWLAWIVLTLIAVLAIFLIYITAIDYKPPAQTELHTNNNNSSILKQGEPFTVTTFNIGYAGLDQGQDFFMDGGTKSRSSSKGQTETNLNAITDFLSDTGSNLYILQEVDVNSSRSNKINQVEKISHSLQGYSDTFAYNYKMPWVPVPLTHPMGAVQSGLLTLSTFKSTSHTRFNLPGKESWPVQLFELDRAFIESRFPVDNGKELVLINLHLSAFDKGGTIRKQQLDFLEDYINQEVENDNYFIIGGDWNHSLPGTDHNKFPTKQEWPQWLQPFPDTFGPGDFQWAIDPNTPSVRTLDVAYQKGLNFLAVIDGFLVSPNVEIVDVTGHDLNFENSDHNPVTGKFILK
- a CDS encoding sensor histidine kinase, whose amino-acid sequence is MIILIMLLALYIAFLQRQLRNINRQLDKRLTEHTRQPIRLELLSRELNALAININKCLKAEENLRLKGIQEEKNFKELIANISHDLRTPLTAIKGYQQLMKNGDLSADQLKKLHTAQKHADELGRLIEHFFEYSYLLNAEPELNIKRINLTNLVAECLAASVTTLEEHNLTVRLEETPTVFVLADKEMVTRIIQNLIRNCVQHSNGDIKVSLLATNKAILSFKNPMKNTSVIDINRLFDRFYTGDKARSNSTGLGLSIVRLLAEQMGGSTAAFLQDGFLEIRVELPL
- a CDS encoding ABC transporter permease produces the protein MLNLIQADLFKLRKSKAIKILLGITTVSALVMAMMAYLIPQGKIEASMTGMGFMFSDINIISILGGFIAGVFICGDFDNKTIHDAIANGCSRGAVIVSKATLLGFALALILLPYAIITGIALSTGSEFSMGSVAIGFLNLLTSEGGTAFSASEVWKMLAVMLTLIIVYVAQLSICVPLAFTLKKPIFVVVIYYGFSLFTAQLMRLSDSSPVFERIFSFTPYGGKYTFITLDTGTGDMVKAIAVSLIFMIVMLAVTYSAFRKSEIK
- a CDS encoding ABC transporter ATP-binding protein — its product is MKRYVVKTNSLTKSYRTFFALHDVSITMESGKIYGLIGQNGAGKTTLMRLLAGLSFPTKGNIELFGHRGERALQDERKRLGCMIENPGFVPYMTAKENLKFHRIMRGVPNKEIEGELLELVGLADTGNKKAKNFSLGMKQRLGIAIALLGNPELLILDEPINGLDPLGVVEIRNLLKKLCEERQMTILISSHNLPELYQTVTNYIIIHKGEIKQTLTLEQLDENCKHHIHISCDQPEKLTSVLEMQLNTTNFKVMPDKTVKLYDYWNETDLVAKTLYENGIVVSKFSIEGDTLENYFISVIGGGQDA
- a CDS encoding response regulator transcription factor is translated as MESILIIEDHEDVNLMLAEALIDAGYKVKSSYTGVDGIKEIKNKSYDLILLDIMLPYKSGDEILKETREFSETPVIVISAKDMVGTKIDLLKLGADDYITKPFDLGEVVARVESNLRRAHKQLQESKVFRYKDLALDDNTKRVTVGETEMELTAKEYMILELLLKHSGKVFTKSNLYESVWKDEYLGDDNAVKTHISNLRNKLKKVNPNKEYIETVWGLGYRLYKE
- a CDS encoding AraC family transcriptional regulator, encoding MLRLAIDYIEDHLTTKIEIDEIAKVALLSRYHFQRMFHALTGFTVTEYIRNRRLTLAAEELAGTDSKVIDVALKYGYESPEAFAKAFQRLHGVTPSNAKKTNVKLKAFSKITFQIQIKGESEMNYRIVEEPASIVVGKHVLIKEDPYKEIPEFAEVIWTDGTHDRINEAIGNPPGTLLYGYHYDFDEEGRRSYLMGAALPEGSQVPTGLTVLTIPAQTYAVFEGTDKMTDDVVISTGIHNVWRRIYSEWFPTVNFEQAEGPCIEKYYWVDDEKIDSVCEVWIPIRRKA